Proteins encoded together in one Osmerus eperlanus chromosome 20, fOsmEpe2.1, whole genome shotgun sequence window:
- the zbtb10 gene encoding zinc finger and BTB domain-containing protein 10 isoform X2, with the protein MSGERNRRSLAFRGGGLTVTGSSGVGGGNSNSWEAQACQDRHLNGNRPDQEEDRDLGAKGPSQGRVEGGGSASDSTEPEAEEEEDPEGGSWTAGDGEEDRDGWVAVTVGEDESREGSSWTVGNGPNSEDGAGLGSGCTGSEDDRGEAGSGVDGEETGARKSWVEMRPQTLLQKHSLFQGSWLQEFPWLKFCQETGLMSCSWCHNIATNNNDELVKGSRNYKRTLLLRHHLSPEHGRNDPTKQETEATADESQGDGEDYRCKPNENSYCYQLLQELNKQRKSGILCDVNIVVSGQVFRAHKNILVAGSRYFKTLYCLTKGEGAERTTSTHLDVAAVQGFSVLLDFLYSGNLLLTSQNAIEVMSVASYLQMTEVVQSCRAFIKDALNISIKQEAPDSVVVDYNKRRTVAKDGHRGSASERKPSNFWATSILSKLSIKASGSGDHQGGEEEEGSGVKEEPSDVEVSAGMGEACALGSSGWGCGAGNSSAEENDNGLQGPGPVFVWNEPAPGAAAGGGVKRAVAAARSEPGSGRRKKQITRRFVYNIPPEPEEGFDEGMFIQPSASYPREDFSYLSENAGESSDLALNKLKCPHCSYIAKHRRTLKRHLIIHSGVRSFSCDICGKLFTRREHVKRHSLVHKKDKKYKCMVCKKIFMLAASVGIRHGSRRYGVCVDCADSHQATQEGMEAMEGMDFPRDDDFEGEGDEDLAEEGEEPTDNDQSNWEGDTGAALDEG; encoded by the exons ATGTCCGGAGAGAGAAACCGCAGGTCGCTGGCTTTCCGAGGAGGTGGATTAACCGTAACCGGTTCCAGTGGTGTCGGTGGGGGCAACAGTAACAGCTGGGAGGCCCAGGCCTGTCAAGACCGACATTTAAACGGGAACAGGCCAGATCAAGAAGAAGACAGGGATTTGGGGGCAAAAGGACCATCGcaagggagagtggagggtgggggctctGCCAGCGATAGCACAGagccagaggcagaggaggaagaggacccgGAAGGGGGCAGTTGGACAGCCGGGGACGGCGAAGAGGACCGTGACGGCTGGGTGGCAGTAACTGTGGGCGAAGACGAGTCCAGAGAAGGGAGCAGCTGGACAGTCGGGAACGGTCCGAACAGTGAGGACGGTGCTGGTTTGGGAAGCGGTTGCACGGGATCCGAGGACGACAGAGGCGAAGCTGGGAGCGGAGTAGACGGGGAGGAAACGGGTGCCAGGAAATCTTGGGTCGAAATGAGACCTCAAACGCTGCTTCAGAAACACTCACTTTTCCAGGGTTCGTGGTTACAGGAGTTTCCATGGCTTAAATTTTGTCAGGAGACAGGACTTATGTCCTGCTCTTGGTGTCACAACATTGCCACTAACAACAACGACGAGCTTGTTAAAGGCAGTCGAAACTACAAGCGGACCTTGCTGCTGAGACATCACCTGTCTCCTGAGCACGGGAGAAATGATCCAACCAAGCAG GAGACGGAGGCGACCGCGGACGAGTCCCAGGGTGACGGCGAGGACTACCGGTGCAAGCCCAACGAGAACTCCTACTGCTACCAGCTGCTGCAGGAGCTCAACAAGCAGCGCAAGAGCGGCATCCTGTGCGACGTCAACATCGTGGTCAGCGGCCAGGTGTTCCGGGCCCACAAGAACATCCTGGTGGCGGGCAGCCGCTACTTCAAGACCCTCTACTGCCTGACCAAGGGCGAGGGCGCCGAGCGCACCACCAGCACGCACCTGGACGTGGCGGCCGTGCAGGGCTTCTCCGTCCTCCTGGACTTCCTGTACTCCGGGAACCTGCTGCTGACCAGCCAGAACGCCATCGAGGTGATGTCCGTGGCCAGCTACCTGCAGATGACCGAGGTGGTGCAGTCGTGCAGGGCGTTCATCAAGGACGCCCTGAACATCAGCATCAAGCAGGAGGCCCCCGACTCGGTGGTGGTGGACTACAACAAGAGGAGGACGGTGGCCAAGGACGGCCACCGGGGCTCGGCGTCGGAGCGGAAGCCCAGCAACTTCTGGGCCACCAGCATCCTGTCCAAGCTGTCCATCAAAGCCAGCGGGAGCGGCGACCaccaggggggggaggaggaggaggggagcggcGTGAAGGAGGAGCCCAGCGACGTGGAGGTGTCGGCGGGCATGGGCGAGGCCTGCGCCCTGGGGAGCTCCGGCTGGGGTTGCGGCGCGGGGAACTCGTCGGCGGAGGAAAACGACAACGGGCTCCAGGGGCCGGGGCCAGTGTTCGTCTGGAACGAGCCGGCTCCCGGCGCGGCGGCCGGCGGCGGCGTGAAGAGGGCGGTGGCGGCGGCGCGCTCGGAGCCCGGGAGCGGGCGGCGGAAAAAGCAGATCACGCGGCGGTTCGTGTACAACATCCCCCCGGAGCCGGAGGAAGGGTTCGACGAAGGCATGTTCATCCAGCCCTCGGCCTCCTACCCTAGAGAGGACTTCTCCTACCTCTCTGAGAACGCAG gtgaaTCGTCCGACCTGGCCCTAAACAAGCTCAAGTGTCCCCACTGTAGCTACATAGCCAAGCACCGGCGCACGCTGAAGAGGCACCTGATCATCCACTCGGGCGTGCGCTCGTTCAGCTGCGACATCTGTGGGAAGCTGTTCACCCGCAGGGAGCACGTCAAGAGACATTCCCTG gTGCACAAGAAGGACAAGAAGTACAAGTGCATGGTGTGTAAGAAGATCTTCATGCTGGCTGCCAGCGTGGGCATCCGGCACGGCTCGCGGCGCTACggcgtgtgtgtggactgtgccGACTCTCACCAGGCCACGCAGGAGGGCATGGAGGCCATGGAGGGCATGGACTTCCCCCGCGACGACGActttgagggggagggagacgaggacctggcggaggagggggaggagccaaccGACAACGACCAATCAAACTGGGAGGGCGACACGGGCGCCGCCCTCGATGAGGGCTAG
- the zbtb10 gene encoding zinc finger and BTB domain-containing protein 10 isoform X1 — MSGERNRRSLAFRGGGLTVTGSSGVGGGNSNSWEAQACQDRHLNGNRPDQEEDRDLGAKGPSQGRVEGGGSASDSTEPEAEEEEDPEGGSWTAGDGEEDRDGWVAVTVGEDESREGSSWTVGNGPNSEDGAGLGSGCTGSEDDRGEAGSGVDGEETGARKSWVEMRPQTLLQKHSLFQGSWLQEFPWLKFCQETGLMSCSWCHNIATNNNDELVKGSRNYKRTLLLRHHLSPEHGRNDPTKQETEATADESQGDGEDYRCKPNENSYCYQLLQELNKQRKSGILCDVNIVVSGQVFRAHKNILVAGSRYFKTLYCLTKGEGAERTTSTHLDVAAVQGFSVLLDFLYSGNLLLTSQNAIEVMSVASYLQMTEVVQSCRAFIKDALNISIKQEAPDSVVVDYNKRRTVAKDGHRGSASERKPSNFWATSILSKLSIKASGSGDHQGGEEEEGSGVKEEPSDVEVSAGMGEACALGSSGWGCGAGNSSAEENDNGLQGPGPVFVWNEPAPGAAAGGGVKRAVAAARSEPGSGRRKKQITRRFVYNIPPEPEEGFDEGMFIQPSASYPREDFSYLSENAELANQNTIQYSLIRDSQQGESWENGESSDLALNKLKCPHCSYIAKHRRTLKRHLIIHSGVRSFSCDICGKLFTRREHVKRHSLVHKKDKKYKCMVCKKIFMLAASVGIRHGSRRYGVCVDCADSHQATQEGMEAMEGMDFPRDDDFEGEGDEDLAEEGEEPTDNDQSNWEGDTGAALDEG, encoded by the exons ATGTCCGGAGAGAGAAACCGCAGGTCGCTGGCTTTCCGAGGAGGTGGATTAACCGTAACCGGTTCCAGTGGTGTCGGTGGGGGCAACAGTAACAGCTGGGAGGCCCAGGCCTGTCAAGACCGACATTTAAACGGGAACAGGCCAGATCAAGAAGAAGACAGGGATTTGGGGGCAAAAGGACCATCGcaagggagagtggagggtgggggctctGCCAGCGATAGCACAGagccagaggcagaggaggaagaggacccgGAAGGGGGCAGTTGGACAGCCGGGGACGGCGAAGAGGACCGTGACGGCTGGGTGGCAGTAACTGTGGGCGAAGACGAGTCCAGAGAAGGGAGCAGCTGGACAGTCGGGAACGGTCCGAACAGTGAGGACGGTGCTGGTTTGGGAAGCGGTTGCACGGGATCCGAGGACGACAGAGGCGAAGCTGGGAGCGGAGTAGACGGGGAGGAAACGGGTGCCAGGAAATCTTGGGTCGAAATGAGACCTCAAACGCTGCTTCAGAAACACTCACTTTTCCAGGGTTCGTGGTTACAGGAGTTTCCATGGCTTAAATTTTGTCAGGAGACAGGACTTATGTCCTGCTCTTGGTGTCACAACATTGCCACTAACAACAACGACGAGCTTGTTAAAGGCAGTCGAAACTACAAGCGGACCTTGCTGCTGAGACATCACCTGTCTCCTGAGCACGGGAGAAATGATCCAACCAAGCAG GAGACGGAGGCGACCGCGGACGAGTCCCAGGGTGACGGCGAGGACTACCGGTGCAAGCCCAACGAGAACTCCTACTGCTACCAGCTGCTGCAGGAGCTCAACAAGCAGCGCAAGAGCGGCATCCTGTGCGACGTCAACATCGTGGTCAGCGGCCAGGTGTTCCGGGCCCACAAGAACATCCTGGTGGCGGGCAGCCGCTACTTCAAGACCCTCTACTGCCTGACCAAGGGCGAGGGCGCCGAGCGCACCACCAGCACGCACCTGGACGTGGCGGCCGTGCAGGGCTTCTCCGTCCTCCTGGACTTCCTGTACTCCGGGAACCTGCTGCTGACCAGCCAGAACGCCATCGAGGTGATGTCCGTGGCCAGCTACCTGCAGATGACCGAGGTGGTGCAGTCGTGCAGGGCGTTCATCAAGGACGCCCTGAACATCAGCATCAAGCAGGAGGCCCCCGACTCGGTGGTGGTGGACTACAACAAGAGGAGGACGGTGGCCAAGGACGGCCACCGGGGCTCGGCGTCGGAGCGGAAGCCCAGCAACTTCTGGGCCACCAGCATCCTGTCCAAGCTGTCCATCAAAGCCAGCGGGAGCGGCGACCaccaggggggggaggaggaggaggggagcggcGTGAAGGAGGAGCCCAGCGACGTGGAGGTGTCGGCGGGCATGGGCGAGGCCTGCGCCCTGGGGAGCTCCGGCTGGGGTTGCGGCGCGGGGAACTCGTCGGCGGAGGAAAACGACAACGGGCTCCAGGGGCCGGGGCCAGTGTTCGTCTGGAACGAGCCGGCTCCCGGCGCGGCGGCCGGCGGCGGCGTGAAGAGGGCGGTGGCGGCGGCGCGCTCGGAGCCCGGGAGCGGGCGGCGGAAAAAGCAGATCACGCGGCGGTTCGTGTACAACATCCCCCCGGAGCCGGAGGAAGGGTTCGACGAAGGCATGTTCATCCAGCCCTCGGCCTCCTACCCTAGAGAGGACTTCTCCTACCTCTCTGAGAACGCAG agCTGGCCAATCAGAATACAATCCAGTACAGCCTCATTCGAGACTCCCAGCAAGGAGAGTCATGGGAGAATG gtgaaTCGTCCGACCTGGCCCTAAACAAGCTCAAGTGTCCCCACTGTAGCTACATAGCCAAGCACCGGCGCACGCTGAAGAGGCACCTGATCATCCACTCGGGCGTGCGCTCGTTCAGCTGCGACATCTGTGGGAAGCTGTTCACCCGCAGGGAGCACGTCAAGAGACATTCCCTG gTGCACAAGAAGGACAAGAAGTACAAGTGCATGGTGTGTAAGAAGATCTTCATGCTGGCTGCCAGCGTGGGCATCCGGCACGGCTCGCGGCGCTACggcgtgtgtgtggactgtgccGACTCTCACCAGGCCACGCAGGAGGGCATGGAGGCCATGGAGGGCATGGACTTCCCCCGCGACGACGActttgagggggagggagacgaggacctggcggaggagggggaggagccaaccGACAACGACCAATCAAACTGGGAGGGCGACACGGGCGCCGCCCTCGATGAGGGCTAG